In Mycobacterium sp. 050128, one genomic interval encodes:
- a CDS encoding YbaB/EbfC family nucleoid-associated protein: protein MQPGGDMSALLAQAQQMQQKLMEAQQLLANAEIRGQAGGGLVEAIVKGSGEVVAVKIDPSVVDPSDVETLQDLIVGAMVDASKQVTKMAQEQLGSLTAGLSAPPAPPAPPTQMPGL from the coding sequence ATGCAACCCGGAGGCGATATGTCGGCGCTGCTCGCTCAGGCGCAGCAGATGCAGCAAAAGCTAATGGAAGCTCAGCAACTGCTCGCGAACGCCGAGATCCGCGGCCAGGCGGGTGGCGGCCTGGTCGAGGCAATCGTCAAAGGCAGCGGCGAGGTCGTCGCGGTCAAGATCGATCCATCGGTCGTCGACCCCTCGGACGTCGAGACGTTGCAGGACTTGATCGTCGGCGCCATGGTGGATGCCTCCAAGCAGGTCACCAAGATGGCACAGGAGCAGCTGGGATCGCTGACCGCCGGCTTGAGCGCGCCGCCCGCGCCACCGGCCCCACCGACGCAGATGCCGGGGCTCTGA
- a CDS encoding Rv3717 family N-acetylmuramoyl-L-alanine amidase, whose amino-acid sequence MDQRVSRRVGIKTAISMLVAASTLIVPTATATPSNIAGMVVFIDPGHNGANDASIGRQVTTGRGGTKDCQTSGTATNSGYQEHTFTWDTALRVRAVLTALGVRTALSRGNDNALGPCIDERANVANSLRPNAILSIHADGGPPSGRGFHVNYSAPPLNQVQAGPSVQYARIMRDQMQAAGIPPSTYIGQGGLYGRSDLTGLNLAQYPAILVECGNMKNPVDSALMESPDGRQKYADALVRGVAGFLATQGQAR is encoded by the coding sequence GTGGATCAACGAGTGAGCAGGCGTGTCGGAATCAAGACGGCGATCAGCATGCTGGTCGCCGCGTCGACCCTGATCGTCCCGACCGCGACCGCTACCCCATCCAACATCGCCGGCATGGTCGTTTTCATCGATCCCGGCCACAACGGCGCCAACGACGCGTCCATCGGCCGGCAGGTCACCACCGGCCGCGGCGGCACCAAGGATTGCCAGACCAGTGGCACGGCGACCAACAGCGGTTACCAGGAACACACCTTCACCTGGGACACCGCGCTGCGGGTTCGCGCCGTGCTGACCGCACTCGGTGTCAGGACCGCCCTGTCCCGTGGCAACGACAACGCCCTCGGACCGTGCATCGACGAGCGCGCCAACGTCGCCAACTCGTTGCGGCCCAACGCGATCCTGAGCATCCACGCCGACGGCGGCCCGCCGTCCGGGCGCGGATTCCATGTGAACTATTCGGCCCCGCCCCTCAACCAGGTGCAGGCCGGACCGTCGGTGCAGTACGCGCGGATCATGCGCGACCAGATGCAGGCCGCCGGTATCCCGCCGTCCACCTACATCGGCCAGGGCGGGCTGTACGGACGCTCGGACCTGACCGGCCTCAACCTGGCGCAATACCCCGCGATCCTGGTCGAGTGCGGCAACATGAAGAACCCCGTCGATTCGGCGCTGATGGAGTCCCCTGATGGCCGGCAGAAATATGCCGACGCACTCGTCCGTGGCGTCGCCGGCTTCCTGGCCACCCAGGGTCAGGCACGCTGA
- the recR gene encoding recombination mediator RecR, with protein sequence MFEGPVQDLIDELGKLPGIGPKSAQRIAFHLLSVEPPDIDRLTAVLGRVRDGVRFCAVCGNVSDDERCRICGDPRRDGSQVCVVEEPKDVQAVERTREFRGRYHVLGGALDPLSGVGPDQLRIRELLSRIGERVDGVDITEVIIATDPNTEGEATATYLVRMLRDIPGLTVTRIASGLPMGGDLEFADELTLGRALTGRRSMV encoded by the coding sequence ATGTTCGAGGGACCGGTCCAGGATCTGATCGACGAGCTCGGCAAGCTGCCGGGTATCGGGCCAAAGAGCGCGCAGCGCATCGCTTTTCACTTGTTGTCGGTCGAGCCGCCGGACATCGACCGACTCACCGCCGTGCTGGGGAGGGTCCGCGACGGCGTCCGCTTCTGCGCGGTCTGCGGCAACGTGTCCGACGACGAGCGTTGCCGGATCTGCGGCGATCCGCGCCGGGACGGTTCGCAGGTGTGTGTCGTGGAGGAACCCAAGGACGTTCAGGCCGTCGAGCGCACTCGCGAATTCCGCGGCCGCTACCACGTCCTGGGCGGTGCGCTGGATCCGCTGTCCGGCGTGGGCCCCGATCAGCTGCGGATCCGCGAGCTGCTCAGCCGCATCGGCGAGCGGGTCGACGGTGTGGACATCACCGAGGTGATCATCGCGACCGACCCCAACACCGAGGGGGAGGCGACGGCCACCTACCTGGTCCGGATGTTGCGTGACATTCCGGGCCTGACGGTCACGCGGATCGCGTCCGGGCTGCCGATGGGCGGCGACTTGGAGTTCGCGGACGAGTTGACGCTGGGCCGCGCGCTCACCGGCCGCCGGTCCATGGTCTGA